Proteins encoded together in one Thermococcus gammatolerans EJ3 window:
- a CDS encoding 50S ribosomal protein L1, with protein MAFDRQKVVEAVKEAKARAKPRNFTQTVEMAVNLKDIDLRKPENRFKLEVVLPHGRGKEPKIAVIADGAVAEAAKRLGLDVISGEQLEELAKSPREARKLAKRYDFFIAAAPLMPKIGRYLGRYLGPRNKMPQVVPPTLTNLEPIVNRLKKTVRIQLKNNPVVHAPIGTEDMDDEKLAENAEAVLNAIINKLERGENQVKSVYIKTTMGPAVKVER; from the coding sequence GTGGCCTTCGACAGGCAGAAAGTCGTGGAAGCGGTGAAGGAGGCGAAGGCCCGGGCCAAGCCGCGTAACTTCACACAGACCGTCGAGATGGCAGTCAACCTCAAGGATATAGACCTCCGCAAGCCGGAGAACAGGTTTAAGCTTGAGGTTGTACTGCCTCACGGTCGTGGGAAGGAGCCCAAAATCGCGGTCATCGCTGATGGTGCCGTTGCCGAGGCGGCTAAAAGGCTCGGGCTTGATGTGATTAGTGGTGAACAGCTTGAGGAACTCGCGAAGAGCCCGAGGGAAGCGAGAAAGCTGGCGAAGCGCTATGACTTCTTCATTGCCGCGGCTCCGCTGATGCCCAAGATAGGTAGGTACCTCGGTAGGTACCTTGGTCCGAGGAACAAGATGCCACAGGTCGTTCCGCCGACCCTGACCAACCTCGAGCCCATAGTCAACAGGCTCAAGAAGACCGTCAGGATACAGCTCAAGAACAATCCGGTTGTCCACGCTCCTATTGGAACTGAGGACATGGACGACGAGAAGTTAGCGGAGAACGCCGAGGCGGTTCTCAACGCCATCATCAACAAGCTTGAGCGCGGCGAGAACCAGGTGAAGTCAGTGTACATCAAGACCACAATGGGACCGGCCGTTAAGGTTGAGAGGTGA